A window of Kyrpidia spormannii genomic DNA:
CGGCCTACGGGCAGGCTGTGGGGCTCGCGTATCAGATCGTGGACGACCTCCTGGATGTGGGCGGGGATGCCGGACGGATCGGCAAGGCCGTGGGGCGGGATGCGGCGCTTAACAAACTGACCTGGCCAGGGGTGTACGGAGTGGACCGGTCCCGGGAGGACGTGCGGCGATTGACCAAGGAAGCGATCGCCCATCTCCATGGGTTTCCAGGGGATACCCGCCACCTCGCCGATTTGGCAAGGTATTTGGCCGACCGGGACTGGTGAGAGAAGGGCCAAGTGGATTCGCGGCCCTGACGGCGAGCGGGCGGGTGGGACGGCACATTGGGGAACGGTTCATTGAGACGACCGGTTCGGCGTGCTATAATGCTGTCAGTTTTATGGGGTTTTGATCCTCGGGAAAGAAGGCGGTCTCTGTGTTGTTGGACCGTGTCAACGGCCCGGCCGATCTCAAGGCGATGTCTCTGGCGGAACTCCGGCAGTTGGCGGCGGAGATACGCCGGTTTCTGATTGAACAACTCTCGGTGACCGGGGGGCACTTCGGCCCGAATCTCGGCGTGGTGGAGCTGACCCTCGCGTTGCACCGGGTTTTTGACAGCCCCCGGGACAAGATCATCTGGGACGTCGGGCACCAAGCGTACGTGCACAAGATTATCACCGGACGAAAAGAACGTTTTCCCACCCTGCGCCAATTCGGTGGTTTGGCGGGCTTCCCGAAGCGCTCGGAAAGCCCCCACGACGCCTTTGGCACGGGTCACGCCTCGACGTCCATTTCCGCGGCCCTCGGGATGGCGGTGGCCAGGGATCTCAAGGGCGAGTCCCATCATGTGGTGGCTGTGATCGGCGACGGGGCCATGACCGGCGGCATGGCTTTGGAGGCGCTGAACCATGCCGGCCACCTCCGGAAGCGCCTCATCGTCGTACTCAACGACAACGAGATGTCCATCGCGGAAAACGTTGGGGCGATGGCGAACTATTTGGCCAAACTGCGCACGGACCGGACTTATGCCAAGATGAAAAATGAAGTGGAGCATCTGCTGAAGCGCATCCCTTCCATCGGCGGCAAGGTGGCCCGGACGTTGGAGCGGGCGAAGGACAGTGTGAAATATTTTTGGGTGCCCGGGATGCTGTTTGAAGAGCTGGGCTTCACGTACTTTGGTCCGGTGGATGGCCACGATCTCGCAGCTCTCACCACCATGTTGGATCGGGTCAAAGAATGCCCGGACCCCGTATTGCTGCACGTGGTTACTCAAAAGGGCAAGGGGTATGGTCGGGCTGAGCGGGCGCCGGACAAACTCCACAGCGTCACTCCGTTTAACCCCGAAACGGGCAAGGCGGAAAAAAGCTCTTCTTCTTTAGCACCCAGTTATACGGATGTCTTCGGCAATGCCATTGTTGAATTGGCGGAACAAGATCCCCGCATCGTGGCCATTACCGCGGCCATGCCAGGGGGGACGGGTTTAACGAAGTTTGCCCAGCGTTTCCCGGACCGCTTTTTTGATGTCGGCATTGCGGAGCAGCATGCGGCGACGTTGTCCGCGGGATTGGCTGCCTCGGGGATGCGGCCTGTATTTGCGGTGTATTCCACCTTTTTGCAGCGGGCCTACGACCAGGTGATTCACGATATTTGCATTCAAAATCTCCCGGTGGTCTTTGCGGTGGATCGGGCGGGATTGGTCGGAGCGGACGGCGAGACCCACCAGGGTGCATTCGACGTGGCCTACCTCCGGACGGTGCCGAACATGACGATCATGATGCCCAAAGATGAGAATGAGCTGCGCCAGATGCTGTATACGGCCCTCCAACTTCCAGGACCGGTGGCGGTGCGGTATCCCCGGGGTGCAGCCCGGGGTGTCCCTCTGGATAAAGAGTGGCACACCATTCCTATCGGTTCCTGGGAAGTGATTCGCCAAGGGCTTTCCCCGGTGGCGGTGGTGGCGATGGGACCGATGGTGGCATTGGCCGAAGAGGCAGCGGATCGCCTTGCCGAGGAAGGCGTCGATCCCATGATCATCAACGCGCGATTTGTGAAACCGTTAGACGGGGATTTCCTCCTTCGCCTGGCCGGGGAGGGGTGGGCACTGGTGACGGTGGAGGAGACGGCCCTCGCCGGGGGGCTGGGCTCTGCGGTGCTGGAATGGCTGGCCGGCCACGGTCTCCACGGGGTCCCGGTGCGGTGTTTGGGGCTTCCCGACCAGTTTATCCCTCACGGCGGACGGGGGGAGTTGCTCCGGGCCGTGGGTTTGACGGCAGAGCGAGTTGCGGATGCGGTGAAAGATGTTCTTCGGGCTGGCAGGGTGCCCCGGGCGGCGGTTCATACCCTGGAAGGTTCGGACTTGCGCCTGGGCCAGGGCCGCCGTTAAAGGAGGAGTGCGATGTCGGATCGGGAAAGGGCGGATGTACTGCTCGTTCAACGGGGGCTGTTCCCCAGTCGCGAAAAGGCCCGGGCGGCGATTATGGCCGGACGGGTTTTTTCCCGAGGACGGCGGATCGACAAGGCAGGGACCCCCGTGGGTCGGGATGAGCCGCTGGAGGTGCGGGGGGAAGACCATCCTTTCGTGAGCCGGGGCGGATTGAAGTTGGAGAAAGCGTTCCA
This region includes:
- the dxs gene encoding 1-deoxy-D-xylulose-5-phosphate synthase — translated: MLLDRVNGPADLKAMSLAELRQLAAEIRRFLIEQLSVTGGHFGPNLGVVELTLALHRVFDSPRDKIIWDVGHQAYVHKIITGRKERFPTLRQFGGLAGFPKRSESPHDAFGTGHASTSISAALGMAVARDLKGESHHVVAVIGDGAMTGGMALEALNHAGHLRKRLIVVLNDNEMSIAENVGAMANYLAKLRTDRTYAKMKNEVEHLLKRIPSIGGKVARTLERAKDSVKYFWVPGMLFEELGFTYFGPVDGHDLAALTTMLDRVKECPDPVLLHVVTQKGKGYGRAERAPDKLHSVTPFNPETGKAEKSSSSLAPSYTDVFGNAIVELAEQDPRIVAITAAMPGGTGLTKFAQRFPDRFFDVGIAEQHAATLSAGLAASGMRPVFAVYSTFLQRAYDQVIHDICIQNLPVVFAVDRAGLVGADGETHQGAFDVAYLRTVPNMTIMMPKDENELRQMLYTALQLPGPVAVRYPRGAARGVPLDKEWHTIPIGSWEVIRQGLSPVAVVAMGPMVALAEEAADRLAEEGVDPMIINARFVKPLDGDFLLRLAGEGWALVTVEETALAGGLGSAVLEWLAGHGLHGVPVRCLGLPDQFIPHGGRGELLRAVGLTAERVADAVKDVLRAGRVPRAAVHTLEGSDLRLGQGRR